In Saccharothrix violaceirubra, the following are encoded in one genomic region:
- a CDS encoding M20 family metallopeptidase, with amino-acid sequence MGTDFKHSTRSAVERYSDALVGLSRSIHAEPELAFAEHRSAAKVADLLEAEGFEVERGVADLETAFTASYGSGDLVLGLCAEYDALPEVGHACGHNVIAAASTGAGLALRDVADALGLTVRVIGTPAEEVGGGKVLMLERGVFDDVAFSMMVHPAPYEAVAARSLAITDVEVHYTGKPSHAAAAPHLGVNAADAITVAQVAIGLARQHLEPGQMVSGIVTRGGTVPNVVPAHTSAMFDLRAEDLESLRSLEARIFRCFEAGALATGCTHEIVKVSPVYAELTPDPWLADAYRTAATALGRTPLGPAEEARHKIGSTDMGNVTRALPAIHPTIAIDCGDAVNHQIEFATACASASADRAVLDGALALAWTAVSAATDDHQRTRLRAGAA; translated from the coding sequence ATGGGTACCGACTTCAAGCACAGCACTCGCTCGGCCGTCGAGCGGTACTCGGATGCGCTGGTCGGACTTTCGCGCAGCATCCACGCCGAGCCGGAACTGGCGTTCGCCGAGCACCGCAGCGCCGCCAAGGTCGCGGACCTGCTCGAAGCCGAGGGGTTCGAGGTCGAACGCGGCGTCGCGGACCTGGAGACGGCGTTCACAGCGTCTTACGGTTCCGGCGACCTGGTGTTGGGGCTGTGCGCGGAGTACGACGCGCTGCCCGAGGTCGGGCACGCCTGCGGGCACAACGTCATCGCCGCCGCGTCGACCGGCGCGGGCCTCGCCCTGCGCGACGTCGCGGACGCCCTCGGCCTCACCGTGCGGGTGATCGGCACACCCGCCGAGGAGGTCGGCGGCGGCAAGGTGCTGATGCTGGAACGCGGCGTGTTCGACGACGTGGCGTTCTCGATGATGGTGCACCCCGCGCCCTACGAGGCGGTCGCCGCCCGCTCGTTGGCGATCACCGACGTCGAGGTGCACTACACCGGAAAGCCGTCCCACGCCGCCGCCGCGCCACACCTGGGGGTCAACGCGGCGGACGCGATCACGGTCGCGCAGGTGGCCATCGGCCTGGCCAGGCAACACCTGGAACCGGGCCAGATGGTCAGCGGCATCGTCACCCGGGGCGGCACGGTGCCCAACGTCGTGCCCGCGCACACCTCGGCCATGTTCGACCTGCGTGCCGAGGACCTGGAGTCGTTGCGCTCCCTCGAAGCGCGGATCTTCCGATGTTTCGAGGCGGGCGCGCTCGCCACCGGCTGCACGCACGAGATCGTGAAGGTCTCGCCCGTGTACGCCGAACTCACCCCCGACCCGTGGCTCGCGGACGCCTACCGGACGGCCGCGACCGCGCTCGGACGCACACCGCTGGGCCCCGCCGAAGAGGCCCGGCACAAGATCGGCAGCACCGACATGGGCAACGTGACCCGTGCGCTGCCGGCCATCCACCCGACCATCGCCATCGACTGCGGAGACGCGGTGAACCACCAAATCGAGTTCGCGACCGCCTGCGCTTCGGCATCAGCCGACCGCGCCGTCCTCGACGGAGCACTTGCCCTCGCCTGGACAGCGGTCAGCGCCGCCACGGACGACCATCAACGCACCCGGCTTCGGGCAGGTGCGGCATGA
- a CDS encoding glycerol-3-phosphate dehydrogenase/oxidase, which yields MATREERPTTGGRLGPAERGSAWESLGSRTFDLVVIGGGVVGAGVALDAATRGLRVALVEARDLASGTSSRSSKLFHGGLRYLEQLEFGLVREALRERELMLTRLAPHLVKPVSFLYPLSHRLWERPYTAAGLLLYDTMGGARSVPGQRHLTRAGALRMVPALRRNALVGGIRYYDAQADDARHTAMLARTAAHYGAVVRTSTQVVDFLREADRVSGVRVRDVGNGAEVEVRAHAVVNATGVWTDEIQRLSGSRGRFRVRASKGVHIVVPRDRIVAESGLILRTEKSVLFVIPWRNHWIVGTTDTDWYLDLAHPAATRADIDYLLDHVNKVLVTPLTHEDIEGVYAGLRPLLAGENESTSKLSREHAVARVAPGLVAIAGGKYTTYRVMAADAVDAAAVDLPGRIQPSITDKVPLLGADGYHALVNQADHLATRYGLHPYRVRHLLDRYGSLVHEVLDSATPELLKPIAGAPDYLRVEAVYAASHEGALHLEDVLTRRTRISIEYPHRGVDCARTVAELIAGVHGWDETRIAREVAVYAARVEAERKAQEVADDESAAALRATAPEARSVTTRPNT from the coding sequence GTGGCCACGCGCGAGGAACGTCCGACGACCGGCGGTCGACTCGGTCCGGCGGAGCGCGGGTCGGCCTGGGAATCGCTGGGGTCGCGGACGTTCGACCTGGTCGTGATCGGCGGTGGCGTGGTCGGCGCCGGTGTCGCGCTGGACGCCGCGACGCGCGGCCTGCGCGTGGCACTGGTCGAGGCCCGTGACCTGGCGTCGGGCACGTCGAGCCGCTCGTCGAAGCTCTTCCACGGCGGCCTGCGCTACCTGGAACAGCTCGAATTCGGCCTGGTCCGCGAAGCCCTCCGGGAACGCGAACTCATGCTCACCCGGCTGGCACCCCACCTGGTGAAGCCGGTCAGCTTTCTCTACCCGCTGTCACACCGCCTGTGGGAGCGTCCGTACACGGCGGCCGGGCTGCTGCTGTACGACACGATGGGCGGCGCGCGATCCGTTCCCGGGCAACGACACCTGACCCGTGCGGGCGCGTTGCGCATGGTTCCCGCATTGCGCCGCAACGCCCTTGTCGGCGGCATCAGGTACTACGACGCCCAGGCCGACGACGCCCGCCACACCGCGATGTTGGCCCGGACCGCGGCCCACTACGGTGCGGTCGTGCGGACGTCCACGCAGGTCGTCGACTTCCTGCGGGAGGCGGACCGGGTGTCGGGCGTGCGGGTGCGCGATGTCGGGAACGGCGCCGAGGTCGAGGTCCGCGCGCACGCCGTGGTCAACGCGACAGGCGTATGGACCGACGAGATCCAACGCCTGTCCGGCAGCCGGGGCAGGTTCCGCGTGCGGGCGAGCAAGGGTGTGCACATCGTCGTGCCGCGCGACCGGATCGTCGCCGAAAGCGGCCTGATCCTGCGTACGGAGAAGTCGGTCCTGTTCGTCATTCCGTGGCGCAATCACTGGATCGTGGGCACGACGGACACGGACTGGTACCTCGACCTGGCGCACCCGGCGGCCACGCGGGCGGACATCGACTACCTGCTCGACCACGTGAACAAGGTCCTGGTGACCCCGTTGACCCACGAGGACATCGAGGGCGTCTACGCGGGACTGCGCCCGCTGCTGGCGGGCGAGAACGAGTCGACCAGCAAGCTGTCCCGCGAGCACGCCGTGGCACGGGTCGCGCCGGGCCTGGTCGCGATCGCCGGCGGCAAGTACACGACGTACCGCGTGATGGCGGCGGACGCCGTGGACGCGGCGGCCGTCGACCTGCCCGGACGGATCCAACCGTCGATCACCGACAAGGTCCCCCTGCTGGGCGCGGACGGCTACCACGCGTTGGTGAACCAGGCCGACCACCTGGCGACCCGGTACGGCCTGCATCCCTACCGGGTGAGGCACCTCCTGGACCGCTACGGATCGTTGGTGCACGAGGTGCTCGACTCGGCCACCCCGGAACTGCTGAAGCCGATCGCGGGTGCCCCGGACTACCTGCGGGTGGAGGCGGTCTACGCGGCGTCGCACGAGGGCGCGCTGCACCTGGAGGACGTCCTGACGCGCCGGACCCGGATCTCGATCGAGTACCCGCACCGGGGCGTGGACTGCGCGCGGACGGTCGCGGAGTTGATCGCCGGGGTCCACGGCTGGGACGAGACCCGCATCGCCCGTGAGGTGGCCGTCTACGCGGCACGGGTCGAGGCCGAACGCAAGGCCCAGGAGGTGGCCGACGACGAGTCCGCCGCCGCGCTGCGGGCGACCGCGCCCGAGGCCCGCTCGGTGACGACCAGGCCGAACACCTGA
- a CDS encoding amidohydrolase codes for MTVVDSRPSLSGEEEGPEVLLTERGVSIAPVDDPGTGRGPSWLDDWLSANSSEVVAWRRHIHQNPELSRNEVATTEMIADVLRSVGLKPRILPGGTGLFCDVGTGQRCVALRGDIDALPLTEKSGAPYASKNPGVMHACGHDAHATVVLGAALALASATELPGRIRLIFQPAEEVMPGGALDVLAAGGLDGVERIFGLHCDPRLPVGRIGTRIGAITSASDLIELRLTSPGGHTSRPHLTADLVNALGTVITGLPALLSRRVDPRSGTVMVWGAVHAGEAANAVPQDGVLRGTLRTGNREIWAELEPLVKEFVGALLAPTGVGFDLLHRRGVPPVVNDRESTMLLRAGIEAALGEDALAGTEQSSGGEDFGWYLEHVPGSFARLGVWDGVGKQRDLHQPDFNLDERALMVGVRVLVHAALASLA; via the coding sequence ATGACCGTCGTCGATTCCCGTCCATCACTGTCGGGAGAGGAGGAGGGTCCCGAGGTGCTGTTGACCGAACGTGGGGTCAGCATTGCCCCTGTGGATGATCCCGGCACGGGCCGCGGCCCGTCGTGGCTGGACGACTGGCTGTCGGCCAACTCGTCCGAGGTCGTCGCCTGGCGACGGCACATCCACCAGAATCCGGAACTGTCCAGGAACGAGGTAGCCACCACCGAGATGATCGCCGACGTGCTGCGGTCCGTGGGTCTCAAGCCCCGGATCCTGCCCGGCGGCACAGGTCTGTTCTGCGACGTCGGCACAGGTCAGCGTTGCGTCGCACTGCGCGGCGACATCGACGCGTTGCCGCTCACGGAGAAGTCCGGCGCGCCGTACGCGTCCAAGAACCCGGGCGTGATGCACGCGTGCGGGCACGACGCGCACGCCACCGTGGTGCTCGGCGCCGCGTTGGCGCTGGCGTCCGCCACGGAACTGCCCGGCCGGATCAGGCTGATCTTCCAACCCGCCGAGGAGGTCATGCCCGGTGGCGCGCTCGACGTGCTCGCCGCGGGCGGGCTCGACGGCGTGGAGCGGATCTTCGGCCTGCACTGCGACCCACGCCTGCCCGTGGGCCGCATCGGCACCCGCATCGGCGCGATCACGTCCGCGTCGGACCTGATCGAACTGCGCCTGACCTCGCCCGGTGGGCACACGTCCCGTCCGCACCTGACCGCCGACCTGGTCAACGCGCTGGGGACCGTGATCACCGGGTTGCCCGCGCTGCTGTCGCGGCGCGTGGACCCGCGTTCGGGCACCGTCATGGTGTGGGGCGCGGTGCACGCGGGCGAGGCGGCCAACGCCGTGCCGCAGGACGGCGTGCTGCGCGGGACGTTGCGCACGGGCAACCGTGAGATCTGGGCCGAACTGGAACCCCTGGTCAAGGAGTTCGTCGGCGCGCTGCTGGCGCCGACCGGGGTCGGGTTCGACCTGCTGCACCGCCGCGGCGTGCCGCCCGTGGTGAACGACCGCGAGAGCACGATGTTGCTGCGCGCGGGGATCGAGGCGGCCTTGGGGGAGGACGCCCTGGCGGGGACCGAGCAGTCTTCTGGGGGAGAGGACTTCGGCTGGTACCTGGAGCACGTGCCCGGCTCGTTCGCACGCCTGGGGGTCTGGGACGGCGTCGGCAAGCAGCGTGATCTCCACCAGCCCGACTTCAACCTGGACGAGCGCGCCCTGATGGTCGGGGTCCGCGTCCTGGTGCACGCGGCCTTGGCTTCCTTGGCCTAG
- the glpK gene encoding glycerol kinase GlpK yields the protein MDATRYVAALDQGTTSTRCIVFDHAGRVVSVDQREHEQIMPRAGWVEHDPTEILRNARAVVEGAVAKAGLEAKDFAALGITNQRETAVVWDRASGEPVYNAIVWQDTRTDKICAALGDHDTFRAKTGLPPATYFSGPKIKWILDHVGRDRDVLVGTIDTWLLWNLAGVHATDPTNASRTLLMDLDTLAWDPDLAAALDVPLSVLPEIRSSSEVFGHLRDGVLAGVPIAGMLGDQQAATFGQACLSPGEAKNTYGTGNFVLLNTGTEKVVSHNGLLTTVCYQLGGQDPVYALEGSIAVTGSLVQWLRDNLGIISSAAEIEEHARTVEDNGGVYFVPAFSGLFAPYWRSDARGVIVGLTRFVNRGHLARAVLESTAYQTREVIDAMNADSGVGLTSLKVDGGMVVNELLMQFQADILGVPTIRPVVNETTALGAAYAAGLAVGHWESEDDVRANWAQDKRWDPMLDPTARESLYRTWKKAVTRTFDWVD from the coding sequence GTGGACGCCACCCGGTACGTCGCCGCACTGGACCAGGGCACGACCTCGACTCGCTGCATCGTGTTCGACCACGCCGGCCGCGTGGTGTCCGTGGACCAGCGCGAACACGAACAGATCATGCCCAGGGCGGGGTGGGTCGAGCACGACCCGACGGAGATCCTCCGCAACGCCCGTGCGGTCGTCGAAGGTGCGGTCGCCAAAGCCGGTCTCGAAGCAAAAGACTTTGCCGCGTTGGGCATTACGAACCAACGCGAGACGGCCGTCGTGTGGGATCGCGCGAGCGGCGAACCCGTGTACAACGCGATCGTGTGGCAGGACACCCGAACGGACAAGATCTGCGCCGCGCTGGGTGATCACGACACGTTCCGCGCGAAGACCGGTCTGCCGCCCGCCACCTACTTCTCCGGACCCAAGATCAAGTGGATCCTGGACCACGTCGGACGCGACCGCGACGTCCTGGTCGGCACGATCGATACGTGGCTGCTGTGGAACCTCGCCGGCGTCCACGCGACCGACCCGACCAACGCGTCCCGCACGCTGCTCATGGACCTCGACACCCTCGCGTGGGACCCGGACCTCGCCGCCGCGCTCGACGTGCCGCTGTCCGTGCTGCCCGAGATCCGTTCCTCGTCGGAGGTGTTCGGCCACCTGCGTGACGGCGTGCTCGCGGGCGTGCCGATCGCGGGCATGCTCGGCGACCAGCAGGCGGCCACGTTCGGGCAAGCCTGCCTGTCACCGGGGGAAGCCAAGAACACGTACGGCACCGGGAACTTCGTCCTGCTCAACACCGGCACCGAGAAGGTCGTCAGCCACAACGGGCTGCTCACCACGGTCTGCTACCAGCTCGGCGGCCAAGACCCGGTCTACGCGCTCGAAGGCTCGATCGCCGTGACGGGCTCGCTCGTGCAGTGGCTGCGCGACAACCTCGGGATCATCTCGTCGGCCGCCGAGATCGAAGAGCACGCACGGACCGTGGAGGACAACGGCGGCGTGTACTTCGTGCCCGCCTTCTCCGGCCTGTTCGCGCCTTACTGGCGTTCGGATGCGCGTGGCGTGATCGTCGGACTAACGCGTTTCGTCAACCGGGGGCACCTCGCGCGGGCCGTGCTGGAGTCGACCGCCTACCAGACCCGTGAGGTGATCGACGCGATGAACGCCGACTCGGGCGTGGGCCTGACGTCGTTGAAGGTCGACGGCGGCATGGTCGTGAACGAGCTGCTCATGCAGTTCCAGGCGGACATCCTGGGCGTGCCCACGATTCGCCCGGTCGTGAACGAGACCACCGCGTTGGGTGCCGCGTACGCCGCCGGGCTCGCTGTCGGCCACTGGGAATCCGAGGACGACGTCCGCGCCAACTGGGCGCAGGACAAGCGGTGGGACCCGATGTTGGACCCCACCGCCCGCGAAAGCCTGT